The genomic region AAATGCCCGGCTGGTTTTCTTCTGTCGAGATCGGATTTACGTTCCAGGTTCAAGGCGATTTTCTTGGCGCTACCCCCGGAACAACTGCGGTGCCACAGGGGACGAATATAATTCATTATTCACTGCAATCGACGACCCTGAGCAGCGTATATCCGCTTTTTGTGAAAGTGCATCCGGCTGAATGGTTCAATTCACCGCTCGACATCGTCAGAATATATGGCGGGGTGGGATTAAAATCGTTCGGACTTGTATTCAAGTCGGAGTGGGGATCTCTGAACGTCGGGGGTGCGGGCATGGCGATTTTGGCGGGGATTGAGTTCGCGCCGATCCGCGATATTACTGTGTTCGCCGAATATTCCTACATTTTGGACGCGAAAGCCGCCGGCCTTTATGTCACGCAGACTATCCTGCCGACACGGTCATTATTCAATTTCGGCCTGACATACTTTTTTGTGAAATAGGGTAACAATATGAGAAATAAAATATTCAACGGATTGAATTTCATCACCGCAATCCTGTGCGCAGGTGCCGTTTTCGCCGCAAACGATGCGATGATGGCGAAGGCCCTTACGCCGTTCGGGATCGATCTTAAGACGAAGTTGAGCACGGGCGTCAAAACGCTTTCCATCTACGCTGTGCTTAAGGATAAAGAGAACCGATACGGCGATGCCGCGTTGAAAAAGTCCATGGAGCGAACGATGCGTACGGTCGGTTTCGCTGTCGCGTCGCGCGATGAGGGAATAAAGGCATCGATGAGCGAGATAGAACTATCCGCATCCGGCGTCATCGATGTTGCGAGCGTCAAGCAGGCGGGAAAGATCGCCGGCGTCGACGCTTTTTTCTTCGTCTACCCGTCTGTCGGCGGTATATTCGGCGATCGTGTGACCATCACCGTCAAGGGCGTCAATGTCGCTACCGGCGCTGTAATATTCGCTGAGGAATACGCCTACGACGAACGCCCGCTCATCGGCATCGAGATAGCGATACAATATCCGGTCTATTCGTGGTTTCGGCCGATTGGCACCCTCACCGCACAGCCTACCGGCGCCGCTTCATGGACCCCCTGGTCGCGTGAGCTCACGCCCGGACGCCCATCGATTACCCCGATGGGGTTGCTGGGTGTTACATTGAATATCCCGTCTACTGCTGTCACTCTCCGCGGGGGGCTCGGGGTCAGCAGCTTTGACCTCGGCACCGCCATTTTCACAAACCAGTATGCCGGATCAAATGCAACCCCGGGAGCAAACATTCCAACACAGACAATGAAGTCGGGCCTTGCTGCAACGGTCGACGCCACTATTCCAATTTCACTGCTTTTCGGCGATCATCATGATATTCTCCGCGGATATGTCGGGTGGCAGGTGGTAATGTTCGGGTCGGCCGGAAGCGCCGGTGCGGTCGCCGTCGCCGGTGCCGGCACGGACGGTGTCGGTGGCGATATTAAGCCGATACAGCAAACGCCTCTGTTACATGCGGTGCGGTCGGGCATTGAAGCGAAGATCGCCTATGGGTTTTGTGTGACGCTTTCCTGTACCATAGCGTTGCCATGGAGCATCCCTGCAAGTGCCAATACCCCGGAAAACGGCATCAATATAAGCTTCAACTCGCCGCTGGCCGCTGAAATAGCGATGGGCGTTGTCTATCGCATTTTTTAACTGAAAAGAGCATGCCCTGCTATAGCCCAAGCGCCGCGCGTATTTCGCTCACGATCTGCTCTCCCGCAGTTCTCGATTCACCCGCACCGGTTCCCATGCGGTTCTTCGCCATGCCGATGGTAAGCTGTGCCCGTCGGTCAGCCGATCCGGTGGAGCCGCCTGCCCCGCCGTGCCCGAAACCGCCCTTCGCTCCCCATACGCTGTAACCGAGCCCGCGGACGACATTCTCCGGTTCGCCGGTATTCGGCGTTTCAAGCGCTTTTTTAAGACGGGATTCGGGGATAAGCCGCACCCCGTCTACGTCGCCGATGAGCGCAGCATAGTGTTTCGCGATAGCCCGCGCCGTCATGATCCCGTTCGAAGCCGCTATGCATCCGCGTCGAGCGAATTTCTTGTTCATCCAGAATTCCAGAGGACATACGAGCGGAGGGATGGCCCGTGCGGCGACAGGATCTGGCGGGGGCGGTGGGTCGGGAGGCGGAGGAGGATTCGGGTTCGCTTCAAGTATCGCCACGCGATCGTCCTCGCTTTCCGGTAAACCGACGAATAACGACTTCTCCAAACCGAGCGGCGTGCATATCTCTTCGCGAATTATCGTTCCGAAATCGCGGCCGTCGGCGCGGCGTGCCGTTTCGCCGAGAAGCCAGCTATAGGTGATGGCATGATACTGCGTCTTCGTCCCCGGCGCCCAGAGCGGCGTAAGCTCGGCGATAAGCCGGCACATGTGGTCCCAATCGGAAAGCTCTTCGGGTCTTTTGCAGTCGGGCATATGCGGAAGCGCAGCGGTATGACTGAGCACATGTCGAAGCGTTATCTTTTCTTTTCCGTTACATCCGAATTCCGGCCAGTATTGAGCGATGGGTCCATCATAGGAGATGATGCCGCGTTCCGCGAGAATATGTATCGCGGTGGCGGCTATGCCTTTCGTCGTGGAAAAAACGGGAAAAAGCGTATCGCCGTCGATCTTTTTCCCGGATGTTGCATCGATATCACCCGCCCATGTATCAACGACGAGCTTTCCTTTCCAGTACGCAGCCACCTGCAGTGCGCGTTCATTGCCGCGCGACACGATGCCGTCGATGACTTTCTGCACGCGATCGTTCACATCCATGGCGCTGCTCCTGAATATCAGACTTTTTTACGTTTTGCTATCCCGTACATCGATGAAAGTGTATTTCCCATGACATTGACCGCGAACTTGTGCGGAAGAATTCGCCGCATGATGAATGCAAGCAGGCGATTTACCCGTCCCGGAATATAGCTCGGTGTTCGTCCAAGCATACGAAGCGTTCCATTGGCAACAACTTTCGGCGGCAAGGCGCCCATCGCTGATGTCGGCGAGCTCTTCCTGAAATTCGGCGTATCGGTAGCGCCGGCGCAGGATGCGATCACATCCACACCGTGCAAAGCGAATTCATACCAGAGCCCTTCGGCAAGAGCGAGATTATACGCCTTCGTCGCGGCATAGTTCGCGATATAAGGCGACCCTTGCGTTGCGCTCATGGAAGACATGAGCACTATCGCTCCCCTGCCCTGTTTGACAAAACGTTTCCCGAATCGATGCGCAAGCGAAAGCGGCGATCGGCAATTCACATCGATCTCAACGAGATGCCGGTCGAGGGGATGATCGAGGAACGGACCGATGAGCGAAAGAGCGGCATTGTACACAAGAACACCGACATCAAGCGATGCTGTTGCCTTGTCGATGTGCTCTGCGCTGCCGGACTTTCCCATATCGATGGAAAGCGTGCGGACGCCGATGCCGTATCGCAATGAAAGTTCGTGCGCACGCTGTTCGAGGACGGCCTTTCGCCGCGCGATGAGCACAAGATCGCGCTTCGCCTCCGCAAAACATTCGGCATATGCGCCGCCGATGCCTTCCGATGCACCGACGACTATCGCCCATCGCCCGTATCGTTCCAGGCGTTTCATTTCTTCCGCGTGAACGGATGCTCGCTCAATGCCATTCGTATGATGAGCGCTATCGGGAAGAGCAGCCACGGCAGGTTCAGCGCAACCACGAGCGGGAGATGCGGCGTCGCATGCGCACCGCACACTTCCTCCCCGAGAATAATTATCACGTTCGTTATGAGCATTGAGCTCGCGATGAACGCGGGGATGCGTATCCACTCCCGCCCGCGTATGAACGCGTACAGCGCCGCTATGTAGAACGGCCCAAAGATTATCACATCGATCCATATTGTCATCTTCCACCAGACAGGACGCGCCATGAGCAACGGATCAAAATTGCCTCCAAACCAGTGCACGAGGTCGACGAATATCTTCGGCGGCCAAACGGGATACGTGAATCCCTTCACGGCCGGGATAACGAGCTGTTCAAGGTCGACGATATAGGTGATGAAGAAGATGTTGATGATGAAAAAGAAAAGGAAGACAAGATCGAACATTCTCTCTCGAAACGGGATAACAACGCGGTCCATAGCGGCTCCTTTATTTTTGGTGCGTCGATTGTAGCAGAGCGGATGGTTTTCGCAAGATGCGCTTCGCCTCCGCTATGATACGAGAAAATACCCCACATCGAACTGATGCCCGCCGCTTTTCTCATGCCGCCTCTCGGTAAGCCGAACACGTATCGTATGTCCCCCCCGCGGGGCATCCGCCGTCAACACCGCGATAACCGTATGCCCGCCCGCCCAGGCGATGATGCGCTCCTGTACGAAATAGCCGTCAAGGATGATCGGTGATCCTTCATCCACGATCACTTCGATAATCCCGAAATCACCGCGATACTGCTTGTATCCTATTGCGATATAGCTGCCTTCTACCGCCGCGGTA from Spirochaetota bacterium harbors:
- a CDS encoding SDR family NAD(P)-dependent oxidoreductase, with the protein product MKRLERYGRWAIVVGASEGIGGAYAECFAEAKRDLVLIARRKAVLEQRAHELSLRYGIGVRTLSIDMGKSGSAEHIDKATASLDVGVLVYNAALSLIGPFLDHPLDRHLVEIDVNCRSPLSLAHRFGKRFVKQGRGAIVLMSSMSATQGSPYIANYAATKAYNLALAEGLWYEFALHGVDVIASCAGATDTPNFRKSSPTSAMGALPPKVVANGTLRMLGRTPSYIPGRVNRLLAFIMRRILPHKFAVNVMGNTLSSMYGIAKRKKV
- a CDS encoding emopamil-binding family protein, which translates into the protein MDRVVIPFRERMFDLVFLFFFIINIFFITYIVDLEQLVIPAVKGFTYPVWPPKIFVDLVHWFGGNFDPLLMARPVWWKMTIWIDVIIFGPFYIAALYAFIRGREWIRIPAFIASSMLITNVIIILGEEVCGAHATPHLPLVVALNLPWLLFPIALIIRMALSEHPFTRKK
- a CDS encoding serine hydrolase domain-containing protein — translated: MDVNDRVQKVIDGIVSRGNERALQVAAYWKGKLVVDTWAGDIDATSGKKIDGDTLFPVFSTTKGIAATAIHILAERGIISYDGPIAQYWPEFGCNGKEKITLRHVLSHTAALPHMPDCKRPEELSDWDHMCRLIAELTPLWAPGTKTQYHAITYSWLLGETARRADGRDFGTIIREEICTPLGLEKSLFVGLPESEDDRVAILEANPNPPPPPDPPPPPDPVAARAIPPLVCPLEFWMNKKFARRGCIAASNGIMTARAIAKHYAALIGDVDGVRLIPESRLKKALETPNTGEPENVVRGLGYSVWGAKGGFGHGGAGGSTGSADRRAQLTIGMAKNRMGTGAGESRTAGEQIVSEIRAALGL